The Rubidibacter lacunae KORDI 51-2 genome contains a region encoding:
- a CDS encoding tRNA (5-methylaminomethyl-2-thiouridine)(34)-methyltransferase MnmD, translating into MRAPMFVPEPTADGSYTFFSEAFGEAFHSRQGARQEAINKFALPCLLDRRARALEVVRVLDVCYGLGYNTAAAIATVWEANPRCRVEVVGLEADLRVPQQAVAQDLLRDWMPPVPELMAAIAVEGAVRTPQVAARLLVGDARETLQQVAAEGFQADAVLLDPFSPRRCPQLWTVEFLGAIARCLAPGGRVATYSCSAAVRTALLMAGLRFGSIAWGSRSPGTIACFDGMEVPPLTLPEREHLQTRAAVPYRDPRLADDSEAIRQRREREQETCALEATSQWRRRWREVLL; encoded by the coding sequence ATGAGGGCACCGATGTTCGTTCCCGAGCCGACGGCAGATGGGTCGTACACCTTCTTTTCGGAGGCGTTTGGCGAGGCGTTTCACTCGCGGCAGGGTGCGCGACAGGAGGCAATAAATAAGTTTGCTTTGCCCTGTTTGTTGGACCGGCGCGCGCGCGCGTTAGAAGTGGTGCGGGTCCTAGATGTATGCTACGGGTTGGGTTACAACACGGCGGCGGCGATCGCAACGGTGTGGGAGGCAAATCCGCGCTGTCGGGTCGAGGTCGTGGGGTTGGAGGCCGATCTCAGGGTGCCCCAGCAGGCCGTTGCACAGGACCTTCTGCGGGATTGGATGCCGCCGGTGCCGGAGTTGATGGCAGCGATCGCTGTGGAAGGGGCGGTGCGAACTCCACAGGTGGCGGCGCGGTTGCTGGTGGGGGACGCACGGGAGACGCTGCAGCAGGTGGCAGCAGAAGGTTTCCAGGCAGATGCGGTGTTGCTGGATCCGTTCTCGCCGCGGCGATGTCCGCAGTTGTGGACGGTGGAGTTTTTGGGGGCGATCGCGCGCTGCTTGGCTCCGGGGGGGCGGGTGGCGACCTATTCCTGCTCGGCGGCGGTCCGAACGGCACTGTTGATGGCAGGGTTGCGGTTCGGATCGATTGCGTGGGGGTCCCGATCGCCGGGAACGATTGCCTGTTTCGACGGCATGGAAGTACCGCCGCTGACGCTACCAGAACGGGAGCACTTGCAGACGCGAGCAGCGGTGCCTTATCGGGACCCAAGGCTGGCGGATGACTCGGAGGCGATTCGGCAGCGGCGGGAGCGGGAGCAGGAAACCTGCGCGCTGGAAGCAACCTCACAATGGCGGCGACGGTGGCGGGAGGTGCTGCTTTGA
- the glmU gene encoding bifunctional UDP-N-acetylglucosamine diphosphorylase/glucosamine-1-phosphate N-acetyltransferase GlmU — protein MVALAILAAGRGTRMKSSLPKVLHELGGRTMLERVLDSCAPIDPVRQVVIVGYEADRVRAALSHREEVEFVEQREQLGTGHAVQQLLGALEDYAGELLVLNGDLPLVRSETLAYLLETHQTHRNAATLLTAQLDDPTGYGRVFCDLRDRVECIIEHRDCTPEQRRHRRINAGAYCFDWLELSRILPRLSNDNQQQEYYLTDVFPLLKPVMAVDVADAREINGINNRLQMSAAYDILQERIKAHWMLAGVTMIDPSSITIDDSVVLHPDVVIEPQTHLRGTTEIGSGCRIGPGSYIENSRLGEGVQVLYSVITDSEIETGTRVGPYAHLRGQAKVGAGCRIGNFVEVKNSEIGDKTNAAHLSYLGDATLGTQVNIGAGTVTANYNGVRKHRTTIGDRSKTGSNCVLVAPIHLGADVTVAAGSTVTEDVPDDALVVARQRQVVKPGWRQKTEQEE, from the coding sequence ATGGTTGCGTTGGCTATTCTGGCGGCGGGACGCGGAACGCGGATGAAGTCGAGCTTGCCGAAGGTATTGCACGAGTTGGGCGGGCGCACGATGCTAGAGCGAGTGTTGGATAGTTGTGCGCCTATCGACCCGGTGCGCCAGGTTGTCATCGTAGGATATGAGGCGGACCGCGTGCGGGCGGCGTTAAGCCATCGCGAGGAGGTGGAGTTCGTGGAGCAGCGAGAGCAACTCGGGACGGGGCATGCGGTGCAGCAGTTGTTGGGAGCCCTGGAAGACTATGCCGGCGAGCTGCTGGTGTTGAATGGAGACCTGCCGTTGGTGCGTTCGGAGACGCTGGCGTATTTGTTGGAGACGCATCAGACCCATCGCAATGCGGCGACGTTGCTGACAGCACAGTTGGACGACCCGACGGGCTACGGACGGGTGTTTTGCGATTTGCGCGATCGGGTGGAGTGTATTATCGAGCACCGCGATTGCACGCCCGAGCAGCGGCGCCATCGGCGGATCAATGCAGGAGCGTATTGCTTTGACTGGCTGGAGTTATCGCGAATTTTGCCGCGCCTGTCCAACGACAACCAGCAGCAAGAATATTACTTGACGGACGTGTTCCCATTGCTAAAACCCGTGATGGCAGTGGATGTTGCAGACGCGCGCGAGATTAATGGCATCAACAACCGCCTGCAGATGTCTGCAGCCTACGACATCCTGCAAGAGCGGATTAAGGCGCACTGGATGCTGGCGGGGGTGACGATGATCGACCCGAGCAGTATCACGATTGACGACTCGGTGGTGTTGCATCCGGACGTGGTCATCGAGCCGCAGACGCATTTGCGAGGAACGACGGAGATTGGATCGGGATGTCGGATCGGGCCGGGGTCATATATCGAAAACAGTCGCCTGGGTGAGGGCGTACAAGTGCTGTATTCGGTGATAACGGATAGCGAAATCGAGACGGGGACGCGGGTCGGTCCTTACGCGCACCTGCGCGGCCAGGCGAAGGTGGGGGCGGGGTGCCGCATCGGCAACTTTGTTGAAGTGAAGAATTCTGAGATTGGAGATAAGACGAATGCAGCGCACTTGTCTTACTTGGGCGATGCAACGTTGGGGACACAGGTGAATATCGGGGCGGGGACGGTAACGGCAAATTACAATGGCGTTCGCAAGCACCGCACGACGATTGGCGATCGCAGCAAGACGGGATCGAATTGCGTGCTGGTGGCCCCGATCCATTTGGGGGCGGATGTGACGGTCGCGGCGGGTTCGACGGTAACGGAGGACGTGCCAGACGATGCGCTGGTGGTCGCGCGGCAGCGGCAGGTCGTGAAGCCGGGTTGGCGGCAGAAGACTGAGCAGGAGGAGTAG
- a CDS encoding glycosyltransferase family 4 protein, with protein sequence MIPKVVTFILPHQRPTSGGVYAMSELVRALSLHHEIHLVTNKGKPHSVGNASARLCKSLDPEELPDADVIIINIDTVLGERVTSLPETKGKPIFYFQGYGVPNSPMVISNLKRRKPVIACSRWLAAEAQKYGSPARYVGHGLDRKIFYVDPNVIRRDYRVVMMTHPVDWKGTADGVQALSQVRHQFPQVEVQLFGTLDTGFSTEFVEAPSRSVVGAIMRKATIFVCSSWEEGFGMPGLEAIACGSALVTTDTKGGRDYAIHRETALVSPPRNPEALAENILKLLDDRLMRERFYYNGIQLVTSQYPSWEDAAAIFWEAILDLVDKH encoded by the coding sequence ATGATCCCCAAAGTTGTCACGTTCATTTTGCCTCATCAAAGACCCACATCAGGTGGCGTTTATGCAATGAGCGAACTTGTTCGCGCACTTTCTCTTCACCATGAAATTCATTTGGTTACCAACAAAGGGAAACCGCATTCTGTTGGCAATGCCTCTGCTCGTTTATGCAAATCTCTCGATCCCGAAGAACTTCCAGATGCCGATGTTATCATCATCAATATAGATACAGTCCTTGGCGAACGAGTTACTTCATTGCCTGAGACTAAAGGTAAGCCAATCTTCTATTTTCAAGGATATGGAGTGCCCAACTCTCCCATGGTCATCTCTAATCTCAAGCGAAGAAAGCCAGTCATCGCTTGTTCTCGCTGGTTGGCCGCTGAGGCTCAGAAATATGGATCGCCTGCTAGGTATGTCGGGCACGGCTTGGATCGGAAGATTTTCTATGTAGATCCCAACGTAATAAGACGTGACTACAGAGTTGTCATGATGACTCACCCAGTTGACTGGAAAGGAACTGCAGACGGAGTCCAAGCACTATCTCAAGTACGTCACCAATTTCCTCAGGTCGAAGTCCAATTATTTGGAACCCTTGATACTGGCTTCTCCACCGAGTTTGTCGAGGCGCCCAGTCGGTCGGTAGTAGGAGCAATAATGAGAAAGGCAACTATTTTTGTGTGTTCCAGTTGGGAAGAGGGTTTTGGCATGCCAGGACTTGAAGCAATCGCATGCGGTTCAGCCCTTGTTACTACAGACACTAAGGGTGGTCGTGATTATGCCATTCACCGAGAAACTGCACTAGTATCACCTCCTCGCAACCCGGAAGCTCTTGCTGAGAATATCTTAAAACTGCTCGACGATCGGCTAATGAGGGAAAGGTTTTATTACAATGGAATACAATTAGTAACATCGCAATACCCGTCTTGGGAAGATGCAGCAGCCATATTCTGGGAAGCCATTCTCGACCTTGTAGATAAGCACTAG
- the leuB gene encoding 3-isopropylmalate dehydrogenase — MSKTYRIALLPGDGIGPEITAVTVQVLQAVGIRCDLNFEFSTGLIGGIAIDETGSPLPEVTLDLCRSSDAVLLAAIGGYKWDNLPRSQRPETGLLGLRAGLQLFANLRPAQILPQLVDASSLKREVVEGVDMMVVRELTGGVYFGMPKGIFKTETGEQRGVNTMAYTDAEIDRIARVALEIASKRGNRLCSVDKANVLDVSQLWRDRVAALASEYPDVELSHLYVDNAAMQLVRAPKQFDTIVTGNLFGDILSDIAAMLTGSIGMLPSASLGASGPGVFEPVHGSAPDIAGQDKANPLAMVLSAAMMLRYGLDERDAADRLERAVTAVLDRGERTGDIMAEGKTLLGCKAMGESLLARLEDTSALG, encoded by the coding sequence ATGTCCAAAACCTATCGCATTGCTTTGCTGCCCGGTGACGGAATCGGTCCCGAGATTACTGCAGTTACCGTACAGGTACTGCAGGCTGTGGGTATTCGGTGCGACCTGAACTTTGAGTTTTCCACAGGACTTATCGGGGGCATCGCGATTGACGAGACGGGCAGCCCGCTGCCAGAGGTAACGCTCGACCTTTGCCGCAGCAGCGATGCTGTGTTGCTTGCTGCGATCGGCGGCTACAAGTGGGATAACCTGCCGCGATCGCAGCGTCCGGAAACCGGCTTGCTGGGCTTGCGGGCCGGACTGCAGCTATTTGCCAACCTGCGCCCGGCGCAGATCTTGCCGCAGTTGGTCGATGCCTCGTCGCTCAAACGCGAGGTGGTTGAGGGCGTTGACATGATGGTCGTGCGCGAGTTGACCGGCGGCGTTTATTTCGGAATGCCTAAAGGCATCTTCAAAACCGAAACCGGAGAGCAGCGCGGCGTGAACACGATGGCTTACACCGACGCCGAGATCGATCGCATTGCCCGCGTTGCCCTTGAAATTGCTAGCAAGCGCGGCAACCGACTTTGTTCCGTGGACAAAGCAAACGTATTGGATGTCTCGCAGCTCTGGCGCGATCGCGTCGCGGCTTTGGCATCTGAGTACCCGGACGTGGAACTGTCGCATCTTTATGTAGATAACGCTGCGATGCAGCTCGTTCGCGCCCCCAAACAATTCGACACGATTGTAACGGGCAACCTGTTCGGCGACATCCTCTCCGACATTGCGGCGATGCTGACCGGCAGCATTGGCATGTTGCCTTCTGCGAGCCTGGGTGCTAGCGGTCCTGGCGTTTTCGAACCCGTTCACGGCTCTGCTCCCGACATTGCCGGTCAAGATAAAGCCAATCCACTGGCGATGGTGCTCAGTGCGGCAATGATGCTGCGCTACGGTCTGGACGAGCGTGACGCGGCCGATCGCCTCGAACGCGCGGTGACGGCAGTCCTCGATCGCGGCGAGCGGACGGGCGACATCATGGCAGAGGGCAAGACTTTGCTGGGTTGTAAGGCGATGGGCGAGTCATTATTGGCTCGGCTTGAGGACACCAGCGCATTAGGGTGA
- the minE gene encoding cell division topological specificity factor MinE, with translation MLDLLERLFDRKDTSTSRDAAKQRLKLVIAHDRAGLSTDAVDAMRREILEVVKRYVDIDDDGMEFSIASEDGVTALIANLPIRRVK, from the coding sequence ATGCTCGACCTGCTCGAACGTTTATTCGACCGTAAAGATACTTCCACTAGCCGCGATGCTGCCAAACAGCGTTTGAAGCTTGTAATCGCGCACGATCGTGCTGGACTGAGTACGGATGCAGTGGATGCTATGCGGCGCGAAATTTTGGAAGTGGTCAAGCGCTACGTGGACATTGACGATGACGGCATGGAGTTTTCCATTGCCAGCGAGGATGGTGTAACGGCGTTGATTGCCAATTTACCCATTCGTCGAGTCAAATAG
- the minD gene encoding septum site-determining protein MinD, producing the protein MSRIIVITSGKGGVGKTTVSANLGSALARMGRRVALVDADFGLRNLDLLLGLENRIVYTAADVIAGDCRLDQALVKDKRQPGLALLPAAQSRLKSAIPTDEMKQLVLKVAADQDYVLIDCPAGIESGFQNAIAAASEALIVTTPEVAAVRDADRVVGLLEANSIKTIRLIVNRVRPEMVQVNEMMSVEDIHEILAVEPIGIIPDDQRVIVSSNRGEPLVNDPKLSLPGIALRNLARRLDGQTVPYLDLMAAQDNLINRLRRWLG; encoded by the coding sequence ATGAGTCGGATTATCGTTATCACCTCTGGGAAAGGAGGTGTCGGCAAAACAACCGTTTCTGCCAATCTAGGTTCGGCACTCGCACGCATGGGACGCCGCGTAGCGCTAGTGGACGCAGACTTCGGGCTGCGAAATTTGGACCTGCTCTTGGGGTTGGAAAACCGCATCGTTTACACGGCTGCTGATGTGATTGCGGGCGACTGCCGCCTCGACCAAGCCCTTGTCAAGGATAAACGCCAACCGGGACTGGCTCTGCTGCCCGCTGCCCAAAGTCGCCTGAAGTCTGCTATTCCGACCGACGAGATGAAGCAGCTGGTGCTCAAAGTTGCTGCAGATCAAGACTACGTGCTGATCGACTGTCCGGCAGGTATCGAGTCGGGTTTCCAAAACGCGATCGCGGCGGCAAGCGAAGCGCTGATCGTGACAACACCAGAAGTGGCTGCCGTCCGCGATGCCGATCGGGTGGTGGGTTTGCTGGAAGCCAATAGCATCAAAACCATTCGTCTGATCGTCAATCGAGTACGTCCGGAAATGGTGCAGGTCAACGAAATGATGAGCGTTGAAGACATCCACGAGATCTTGGCAGTAGAACCCATCGGTATCATTCCAGACGATCAGCGCGTGATCGTCTCCAGCAATCGGGGCGAGCCTCTAGTTAACGACCCGAAGCTTTCGCTGCCGGGTATTGCCCTGCGCAACCTCGCACGCCGTCTAGACGGCCAAACCGTGCCTTATCTAGACTTGATGGCCGCTCAAGATAACTTGATCAACCGCCTCCGCCGCTGGCTGGGCTGA